From the genome of Verrucomicrobiia bacterium, one region includes:
- a CDS encoding DUF1080 domain-containing protein has product MKKLAVSRCLTLVAMWLSCVALSTLAQEPKYSGLSPEEAVKAMILPPGFQATLFAGEPDVVQPIAFAIDDRGRLWVAEAYTYPNRAPEGKGRDRILVFEDQDGDGKFDQRIVFKEGLNLVSGLEVGFGGVWVGAAPYLMFIPVSDWDHPQPAGEPQILLDGWAYQDTHETLNTFAWGPDGWLYGCHGVFTHSNVGKPGAPDSERTRINAAIWRYHPTKHVFEIFGEGTSNPWGFDFDANGQIISEACVIPHLFHIIQGARYQRQAGTHFNPYIFDDIKTIADHLHYAGNQWNRPDISRSAELGGGHAHAGLLIYKGDNWPAEYHGKAYMNNIHGACINTDVLERQGSGFIGHHAPNLINFNDVWSQIVNLQEGPDGGVYLIDWYDKNQCHSGDDNQHDRSNGRIFKVTYGKLQSKPVDLQKLANAELVKLATTKDNWSGRHARRILQERSATDSTIGRLLDQVPHDGGTTEALYWLWTKHVTDHSAHPTYALHRANEYIRAWQIQLLCEDHEVSRAELKAFEQMAKNDPSPVVRLYLASAMQRLPLEDRWDVVAALAQHAEDANDHNLPLMVWYAAEPLATVDAGRALQLAEQAKLPNLLSFMIRRTAALNTPEAFAAISQSLLRLKDDSQRLIALNGLSTALKGQRQATMPSGWGEVEKAYAASANLEIRVRLQSLSLTFGNTQALPSLRQTLADQNAVVVARNTAFEALLAVKDFELPPLLQQLLNDPQFRDPAIRALASYDDPNTPAAILSLYATLPANAKRDARNTLASRPAYAKALLDAVAAHQVPAADLTADLIQQLQNLKNAEVNALLQQAWGKTRESSADKKAEIAKYRAIFHGGGSQPGNEMRGHAVFIKACSQCHTLFGIGGKVGPDLTGSNRGNLDYILENMVDPNAVIPNDYLSWNIETKDDRSITGIVKEQNDQAVTILTANDSITLPRNEIASMKQGTLSMMPEGLLEPLTDQEIRDLIIYLRQPAPVPLIPTPDIASLFFNGKDLSYWSGNPEIWRVENGELVGATTTGLKENDFLKSDFMLDDFRLTFQVKLTPNTANSGVQFRSIPFAGHEMKGPQADIGAGWWGKLYEENGRELLWNKPGDSFVKPNAWNTYEILAVGGKIRTAINGHLCVDLDDPEIVRHGISALQVHSGGPTEVRFKDFQLELNPSFALKTVKSSP; this is encoded by the coding sequence GTGAAAAAACTGGCTGTTTCCCGCTGTCTGACCTTGGTTGCGATGTGGCTAAGCTGCGTCGCCCTTTCAACCCTCGCCCAGGAACCCAAATACTCCGGGCTTTCCCCCGAAGAAGCGGTCAAGGCAATGATTCTGCCCCCGGGTTTTCAGGCAACGCTCTTTGCGGGTGAGCCGGACGTGGTGCAACCCATCGCGTTTGCGATTGATGATCGCGGCCGACTTTGGGTCGCGGAAGCGTACACGTATCCCAATCGCGCCCCGGAAGGAAAAGGCCGCGATCGCATCCTGGTATTTGAGGATCAGGACGGCGACGGAAAATTTGATCAACGCATCGTGTTCAAAGAGGGATTGAATCTGGTGAGCGGTTTGGAAGTGGGCTTCGGCGGCGTTTGGGTGGGCGCGGCGCCGTACCTGATGTTCATCCCGGTGAGTGATTGGGATCATCCGCAACCGGCGGGCGAACCCCAAATTTTGCTGGATGGATGGGCGTACCAGGACACGCACGAAACCTTGAACACGTTCGCCTGGGGACCGGACGGTTGGTTGTATGGTTGCCACGGAGTCTTCACCCATTCCAACGTGGGCAAACCCGGCGCGCCCGATAGCGAGCGCACCCGCATCAACGCCGCCATCTGGCGTTATCATCCCACCAAACACGTCTTCGAGATTTTCGGCGAGGGCACGAGCAATCCGTGGGGATTCGATTTCGACGCGAACGGACAGATCATCTCGGAAGCCTGCGTCATTCCCCATCTGTTCCACATCATTCAGGGCGCGCGCTATCAACGACAAGCCGGCACGCATTTCAATCCTTACATCTTCGACGACATCAAAACCATTGCCGACCACCTGCACTACGCCGGCAACCAATGGAATCGGCCGGATATTTCCCGCAGTGCGGAATTGGGCGGCGGTCACGCTCATGCCGGTTTGTTGATCTACAAGGGCGACAACTGGCCCGCCGAGTACCACGGCAAAGCGTACATGAACAATATCCACGGCGCGTGCATCAACACGGACGTACTCGAACGTCAAGGCTCGGGCTTCATCGGTCATCACGCCCCCAACTTGATCAATTTCAATGATGTCTGGTCGCAAATTGTGAATCTGCAGGAGGGCCCGGACGGCGGCGTTTACCTCATTGATTGGTATGACAAAAACCAATGCCACTCCGGCGATGACAATCAGCATGACCGCAGCAACGGACGCATCTTCAAAGTCACCTACGGCAAATTGCAGTCCAAGCCGGTGGACCTGCAAAAACTTGCCAATGCCGAATTGGTGAAGCTCGCCACCACCAAGGATAATTGGTCGGGGCGTCATGCGCGCCGCATTTTACAGGAACGCAGCGCCACCGATTCGACCATCGGACGATTGCTCGATCAGGTCCCGCACGACGGCGGCACCACCGAAGCTTTATATTGGCTCTGGACCAAACATGTCACCGACCATTCCGCGCATCCCACTTACGCGCTGCACCGCGCCAACGAATACATCCGCGCGTGGCAGATTCAATTGCTTTGCGAAGACCACGAGGTTTCGCGCGCCGAACTGAAGGCGTTCGAGCAAATGGCAAAAAATGATCCCTCGCCGGTCGTCCGACTCTACCTCGCTTCTGCGATGCAACGACTGCCGCTGGAAGACCGCTGGGACGTCGTGGCTGCACTCGCGCAACACGCCGAGGACGCGAACGATCACAACCTGCCGCTCATGGTTTGGTACGCCGCCGAGCCGCTGGCCACCGTGGATGCCGGACGCGCGTTGCAGTTGGCGGAGCAAGCCAAATTACCCAATCTGCTCAGCTTCATGATTCGGCGCACCGCCGCCTTGAACACGCCGGAAGCTTTCGCGGCCATCAGCCAAAGCCTGTTACGACTGAAGGATGATTCGCAGCGACTGATAGCCCTGAACGGCCTCAGCACGGCGCTCAAAGGACAGCGGCAGGCCACCATGCCGAGCGGATGGGGCGAGGTCGAAAAAGCTTATGCCGCCAGTGCCAATCTGGAAATCCGCGTCCGCCTGCAATCGCTCTCGCTCACCTTTGGCAATACTCAGGCGCTGCCTTCCTTGCGTCAGACCTTGGCGGATCAAAACGCCGTCGTCGTCGCCCGCAACACGGCGTTCGAGGCGCTGCTGGCGGTCAAAGATTTCGAACTGCCTCCCCTGCTCCAACAACTCCTGAACGATCCTCAATTCCGGGATCCGGCCATCCGCGCTCTGGCCAGTTACGATGATCCGAACACTCCCGCGGCGATTTTATCGCTTTACGCCACGTTGCCCGCAAATGCCAAACGCGACGCGCGCAACACGCTCGCGAGCCGTCCCGCTTATGCCAAGGCTCTGCTCGATGCGGTCGCAGCGCATCAAGTCCCCGCCGCCGATCTGACCGCCGATCTGATTCAACAATTACAGAATCTCAAAAACGCCGAAGTGAACGCGTTGTTGCAGCAGGCTTGGGGAAAAACGCGCGAAAGCAGCGCCGATAAAAAAGCGGAAATCGCGAAGTACCGCGCCATCTTCCACGGTGGCGGCTCCCAGCCGGGCAACGAAATGCGCGGCCACGCGGTCTTCATCAAAGCGTGCAGCCAGTGTCACACCCTCTTCGGCATCGGCGGCAAGGTCGGCCCCGATCTTACTGGATCGAATCGCGGCAACCTGGATTACATTCTCGAAAACATGGTGGACCCCAACGCGGTGATCCCGAACGATTATCTAAGTTGGAACATCGAAACGAAGGACGACCGCTCCATCACCGGCATCGTCAAGGAACAAAACGATCAGGCGGTGACCATTCTCACGGCCAACGACAGCATCACCCTGCCCCGCAACGAAATCGCCTCCATGAAGCAAGGCACGCTGTCCATGATGCCCGAGGGCTTGCTCGAACCGCTGACCGACCAGGAAATTCGTGATCTCATCATCTACCTGCGTCAGCCCGCGCCAGTGCCGCTCATCCCGACCCCGGACATCGCCTCGCTGTTTTTCAACGGCAAAGATTTGAGTTATTGGAGCGGCAACCCGGAAATTTGGCGCGTCGAGAATGGTGAATTGGTTGGCGCCACCACCACGGGTCTGAAAGAAAATGACTTCCTCAAAAGCGACTTCATGCTCGACGACTTCCGGCTGACTTTCCAAGTCAAACTGACGCCGAACACCGCCAACAGCGGCGTGCAGTTCCGGAGCATTCCCTTCGCCGGACATGAAATGAAAGGTCCGCAGGCCGACATCGGCGCCGGGTGGTGGGGCAAGTTGTATGAGGAGAATGGACGCGAGTTGTTGTGGAACAAACCCGGTGATTCATTCGTCAAACCCAACGCTTGGAACACCTACGAAATTCTTGCCGTCGGCGGCAAAATCCGCACCGCCATCAACGGCCATTTGTGCGTGGACCTGGATGATCCTGAAATCGTGCGGCACGGCATCTCGGCGTTGCAGGTTCACTCCGGCGGCCCGACCGAGGTGCGCTTCAAGGATTTTCAACTGGAACTCAATCCGTCGTTCGCGCTGAAAACCGTAAAATCCTCGCCTTGA
- the trxB gene encoding thioredoxin-disulfide reductase, with the protein MEQVIIIGSGCAGWTAALYTARANLQPLLVTGEQPGGLLTTTSIVENFPGWPEGIDGYELMTKMQAQAERFGTRVRMASLVQKVDFSRRPFTVVIDGEPVSARTVIIATGASPRHLGLESEKLLDKKGVTYCATCDGALPMFRNQPLVVVGGGDSACEEAMYLTRFASVVYLIHRRDTLRASKIMADRVLSHPKIKPVWDSTLTEILDVKQDKVTGVRVKNLKTNAETALDCAGVFVAIGHVPNTQIFKPFIETDENGYILRTGAATNVPGVFVAGDCSDHVYRQAITAAGMGCAAAIEAERFLAAEQA; encoded by the coding sequence ATGGAACAGGTCATTATCATTGGCTCGGGTTGCGCAGGTTGGACGGCGGCGCTTTACACCGCGCGAGCCAACCTCCAGCCGTTGTTGGTAACGGGGGAACAACCCGGCGGTTTGCTCACCACCACGAGCATTGTGGAAAATTTCCCCGGCTGGCCCGAGGGCATTGACGGTTACGAACTGATGACCAAGATGCAGGCGCAGGCGGAACGCTTCGGCACGCGCGTGCGCATGGCGAGTCTCGTGCAAAAAGTGGATTTCTCCCGACGCCCCTTCACCGTCGTGATTGACGGCGAACCCGTGTCCGCCCGCACCGTCATCATCGCCACCGGAGCGAGTCCGCGCCATCTCGGACTCGAAAGTGAAAAGCTTCTGGATAAAAAGGGCGTGACTTATTGCGCCACTTGCGACGGCGCTCTGCCCATGTTCCGCAACCAACCGCTGGTCGTCGTGGGCGGCGGCGATTCCGCCTGCGAAGAAGCCATGTACCTCACGCGCTTCGCATCCGTCGTGTACCTGATCCATCGCCGCGACACCTTGCGCGCCTCGAAAATCATGGCCGACCGCGTTTTGAGTCATCCAAAAATCAAGCCCGTCTGGGACTCGACACTCACCGAAATCCTCGATGTAAAGCAGGACAAGGTCACGGGCGTCCGCGTGAAGAATCTAAAAACCAATGCTGAAACCGCCCTCGATTGCGCGGGCGTTTTCGTCGCCATCGGCCATGTGCCGAATACGCAAATCTTCAAGCCGTTCATCGAGACGGATGAGAACGGCTACATCCTGCGCACCGGTGCGGCGACCAACGTGCCCGGCGTGTTCGTGGCCGGCGATTGTTCCGACCACGTCTATCGGCAGGCCATCACCGCGGCGGGCATGGGCTGCGCGGCGGCGATTGAAGCCGAGCGTTTCCTCGCGGCGGAACAGGCATGA